The Lemur catta isolate mLemCat1 chromosome X, mLemCat1.pri, whole genome shotgun sequence genome has a window encoding:
- the CACNA1F gene encoding voltage-dependent L-type calcium channel subunit alpha-1F isoform X2, which translates to MSESEGKKDTTPEPSPANGAGPGPEWGLCPGPPAVEGESSGASGPGTPRRRTQHNKHKVVAVASAQRSPRALFCLTLANPLRRSCISIVEWKPFDILILLTIFANCVALGVYIPFPEDDSNTANHNLEQVEYVFLVIFTVETVLKIVAYGLVLHPSAYIRNGWNLLDFIIVVVGLFSVLLEQGPGRPGDAPHTGGKPGGFDVKALRAFRVLRPLRLVSGVPSLHIVLNSIMKALVPLLHIALLVLFVIIIYAIIGLELFLGRMHKTCYFLGSDVEAEEDPSPCASSGSGRACTLNQTECRGRWPGPNGGITNFDNFFFAMLTVFQCVTMEGWTDVLYWMQDAMGYELPWVYFVSLVIFGSFFVLNLVLGVLSGEFSKEREKAKARGDFQKLREKQQLEEDLQGYLDWITQAEELDMEDPSADGNLGPQLAELTNRRRGRLRWFSHSTRSTHSTSSHASLPASDTGSTAETPGDEDEEEGALASCTRCLNKIMKTRVCRHLRRANRGLRARCRRAVKSNACYWAILLLVFLNTLTIASEHHGQPVWLTQIQEYANKVLLCLFTVEMLLKLYGLGPSVYVSSFFNRFDCFVVCGGILETTLVEVGAMQPLGISVLRCVRLLRIFKVTRHWASLSNLVASLLNSMKSIASLLLLLFLFIIIFSLLGMQLFGGKFNFDQTHTKRSTFDTFPQALLTVFQILTGEDWNVVMYDGIMAYGGPFFPGMLVCIYFIILFICGNYILLNVFLAIAVDNLASGDAGTAKDKGREKSSEKDVPQENGVLVPGGEKEEEEGTRSEAAGVEEEEEEEEEEEEEEEEEGGAGHVELLQEVVPKEKVVPIPEGSAFFCLSQTNPLRKACHTLIHHHIFTNLILVFIILSSVSLAAEDPIRAHSFRNHILGYFDYAFTSIFTVEILLKMTVFGAFLHRGSFCRSWFNLLDLLVVSVSLISFGIHSSAISVVKILRVLRVLRPLRAINRAKGLKHVVQCVFVAIRTIGNIMIVTTLLQFMFACIGVQLFKGKFYSCTDEAKHTPQECKGSFLVYPDGDVSRPLVRERLWVNSDFNFDNVLSAMMALFTVSTFEGWPALLYKAIDANAEDKGPIYNYHVEISVFFIVYIIIIAFFMMNIFVGFVIITFRAQGEQEYQNCELDKNQRQCVEYALKAQPLRRYIPKNPHQYRVWATVNSAAFEYLMFLLILLNTVALAMQHYEQTAPFNYAMDILNMVFTGLFTIEMVLKIIAFKPKHYFTDAWNTFDALIVVGSVVDIAVTEVNNGGHLGESSEDSSRISITFFRLFRVMRLVKLLSKGEGIRTLLWTFIKSFQALPYVALLIAMIFFIYAVIGMQMFGKVALQDGTQINRNNNFQTFPQAVLLLFRCATGEAWQEIMLASLPGNRCDPESDFGPGEEFTCGSNFAIAYFISFFMLCAFLIINLFVAVIMDNFDYLTRDWSILGPHHLDEFKRIWSEYDPGAKGHIKHLDVVALLRRIQPPLGFGKLCPHRVACKRLVAMNMPLNSDGTVTFNATLFALVRTSLKIKTEGNLEQANQELRIVIKKIWKRMKQKLLDEVIPPPDEEEVTVGKFYATFLIQDYFRKFRRRKEKGMLGNEAPSSTSSALQAGLRSLQNLGPEIRQALTCDTEEEEEEGQEGEEEEDEKGSETNKAVMDSQPPSRRGSRISVSLPLGDRLPDSLSLGPSDDDGGASNPRQPSLPQAGSHTHRRGSGALIFTIPEEGSSQPKETKGQDKQDEEEEVPDRLSYVDEQAGTPPRPVLLPPHRTQRYAEGHHAPRRRLLPPTPAGRKPSFTIQCLQRQGSCEDLPIPGTYHRGRNSGPSRAQGSWATPPQRGRLLYAPLLLVEEGAAGEGYLGKSSGPLRTFTCLHVPGTHSDPSHGKRGSADSLVEAVLISEGLGLFARDPRFVALAKQEIADACRLTLDEMDSAASDLLAQGTTSLYSDEESILSRFDEEDLGDEMACVHAL; encoded by the exons GGGGCTGTGCCCGGGGCCCCCAGCCGTGGAGGGTGAAAGCAGTGGGGCATCGGGCCCAGGGACCCCTAGGCGAAGAACCCAGCACAACAAGCAcaaggtggtggcagtggccaGTGCCCAGCGGTCACCTCGGGCACTCTTCTGCCTTACCCTGGCCAATCCTCTACGGCGGTCCTGCATCAGCATCGTGGAGTGGAA GCCCTTTGACATCCTCATCCTGCTGACCATCTTTGCCAACTGCGTGGCTTTGGGGGTCTACATCCCCTTCCCTGAGGACGACTCCAACACTGCCAACCACAACCTG GAGCAGGTGGAGTACGTATTCCTGGTGATTTTCACTGTGGAAACGGTTCTCAAGATCGTGGCCTACGGGCTGGTGCTGCACCCCAGCGCCTACATCCGCAATGGCTGGAACCTACTAGATTTCATCATCGTCGTGGTCGG GCTATTCAGTGTGCTACTGGAGCAGGGCCCTGGACGGCCTGGCGACGCCCCTCATACTGGGGGCAAGCCGGGGGGCTTCGACGTGAAGGCATTGAGGGCGTTTCGGGTGCTGCGGCCACTGAGGCTGGTGTCTGGGGTCCCGA GCTTGCACATAGTGCTCAATTCCATCATGAAGGCGCTGGTGCCGCTGCTGCACATCGCACTGCTAGTGCTCTTCGTCATCATCATTTATGCCATCATCGGACTCGAGCTGTTCCTCGGACGCATGCACAAGACGTGCTACTTCCTGGGATCTG ACGTGGAGGCGGAGGAGGACCCGTCGCCCTGTGCGTCATCGGGATCCGGGCGTGCGTGTACGCTGAACCAGACTGAGTGCCGCGGGCGCTGGCCAGGGCCCAATGGCGGCATCACCAACTTCGACAACTTCTTCTTCGCAATGCTGACGGTCTTCCAGTGCGTCACCATGGAAGGATGGACCGACGTGCTCTATTGG ATGCAGGATGCCATGGGATATGAGCTGCCCTGGGTGTACTTCGTAAGCCTCGTCATCTTTGGGTCCTTCTTCGTCCTCAATCTTGTGCTTGGCGTCCTGAGTGG AGAGTTctccaaggagagggagaaagcaaaAGCTCGAGGGGACTTCCAGAAGCTGcgggagaagcagcagctggaaGAGGACCTGCAGGGCTACCTGGACTGGATCACACAGGCTGAGGAGCTGGATATGGAGGACCCCTCAGCAGATGGCAACTTGG ggCCACAGCTGGCTGAGCTGACCAATAGGAGGCGTGGACGTCTGCGCTGGTTCAGCCACTCTACTCGTTCCACACACTCCACCAGCAGCCATG cCAGCCTCCCAGCCAGTGACACCGGTTCGACGGCAGAGACCCCAGGcgatgaggatgaggaggaaggggcTCTGGCCAGCTGTACACGCTGCCT AAACAAGATCATGAAAACCAGGGTCTG CCGCCACCTCCGCCGAGCCAACCGGGGCCTTCGGGCTCGCTGCCGTCGGGCTGTGAAGTCCAATGCTTGCTACTGGGCCATACTGCTGCTCGTCTTCCTCAACACACTGACCATCGCCTCGGAGCACCATGGGCAGCCTGTATGGCTCACCCAGATCCAGG AATACGCCAACAAAGTGTTGCTCTGCCTGTTCACGGTGGAGATGCTTCTCAAGTTGTATGGTCTGGGCCCCTCTGTCTATGTCTCCTCCTTCTTCAACCGCTTTGACTGCTTCGTGGTCTGTGGGGGCATTCTAGAGACCACCTTGGTGGAGGTGGGTGCCATGCAGCCCTTGGGCATCTCAGTGCTCCGATGTGTGCGCCTCCTCAGGATCTTTAAGGTCACCAG ACACTGGGCGTCTCTGAGCAATCTGGTGGCATCTCTGCTCAATTCAATGAAATCCATAGCATCCTTgctgcttctcctcttcctctttatcATCATCTTCTCCCTGCTTGGCATGCAGCTGTTTGGGGGCAAGTTCAACTTTGACCAGACCCACACCAAGCGAAGCACCTTTGACACCTTCCCCCAGGCCCTCCTCACTGTCTTTCAG ATCCTGACAGGCGAGGACTGGAATGTGGTCATGTATGATGGTATCATGGCCTATGGTGGCCCCTTCTTCCCAGGGATGTTGGTGTGCATCTATTTCATTATTCTCTTCATCTGTGGCAACT ACATCCTGTTGAACGTGTTTCTTGCCATTGCTGTGGACAACCTGGCCAGTGGAGATGCCGGCACTGCCAAGGACAAGGGCAG GGAGAAGAGCAGTGAGAAAGATGTCCCACAGGAGAATGGGGTGCTG GTGCCTggtggggagaaagaggaagaggagggtacAAGGAGTGAAGCAGCAG gcgtggaggaggaggaggaggaggaggaggaggaggaggaagaggaagaggaggaagggggtgcAGGGCATGTGGAACTCCTGCAGGAAGTTGTACCCAAGGAGAAGGTGGTGCCCATCCCTGAGGGCAGCgccttcttctgcctcagccagaCCAACCC acTGAGGAAGGCCTGCCACACCCTCATCCACCACCACATCTTCACCAACCTCATCCTGGTGTTCATCATCCTCAGCAGTGTGTCCCTGGCTGCTGAGGACCCCATCCGGGCCCACTCCTTCCGAAACCAC ATTCTGGGCTACTTCGATTATGCCTTTACCTCCATTTTCACTGTGGAGATTCTACTAAAG ATGACAGTGTTCGGGGCCTTCCTGCACCGCGGCTCCTTCTGCCGCAGCTGGTTCAACCTGTTGGATCTGCTGGTGGTCAGCGTGTCCCTCATCTCCTTCGGCATCCA CTCCAGCGCAATCTCAGTGGTGAAGATTCTGCGAGTACTCCGAGTACTGCGGCCCCTCCGAGCCATCAACAGGGCCAAGGGACTCAAG CACGTGGTGCAGTGTGTGTTCGTGGCCATCCGGACCATTGGGAACATCATGATTGTCACCACACTCCTGCAGTTCATGTTCGCCTGCATCGGTGTGCAGCTCTTCAAG GGGAAATTCTACAGTTGCACTGACGAGGCCAAACACACCCCACAAGAATGCAA GGGCTCCTTCCTGGTCTACCCCGATGGCGATGTGTCACGGCCCCTGGTCCGGGAGCGGCTCTGGGTCAACAGTGATTTCAACTTTGACAATGTCCTTTCAGCCATGATGGCCCTGTTCACTGTCTCCACCTTCGAAGGCTGGCCTGC GCTGCTATACAAGGCCATTGATGCAAACGCAGAGGACAAGGGCCCCATCTATAATTACCACGTGGAGATCTCAGTGTTCTTCATTGTCTACATCATCATCATCGCATTCTTCATGATGAACATCTTCGTAGGCTTCGTCATCATTACCTTCCGTGCCCAGGGAGAGCAGGAGTACCAAAACTGTGAGCTGGACAAGAACCAG CGCCAGTGTGTGGAGTATGCCCTCAAGGCCCAACCACTCCGCCGCTACATCCCCAAGAACCCTCATCAGTATCGCGTGTGGGCCACTGTGAACTCTGCTGCCTTCGAGTACCTCATGTTCCTGCTCATCCTGCTCAACACAGTTGCCCTAGCCATGCAG CACTATGAACAGACTGCTCCCTTCAACTACGCCATGGACATCCTCAACATGGTCTTCACTGGCCTCTTCACTATTGAGATGGTGCTCAAAATCATCGCTTTCAAACCCAAG CATTACTTTACCGATGCCTGGAACACATTTGATGCTCTTATTGTGGTGGGCAGCGTAGTGGACATTGCCGTCACCGAAGTCAAT AATGGTGGCCACCTTGGTGAG AGCTCTGAGGACAGCTCCCGCATTTCTATCACCTTCTTTCGCCTCTTCCGAGTCATGCGGCTGGTCAAGCTTCTCAGTAAGGGTGAAGGGATCCGCACTTTGCTCTGGACATTCATCAAGTCCTTCCAG GCCTTGCCCTATGTGGCTCTTCTCATCGCAATGATATTCTTCATCTATGCTGTCATTGGCATGCAG ATGTTCGGCAAGGTGGCTCTTCAGGATGGCACACAGATCAACCGAAATAACAACTTTCAGACCTTTCCACAGGCTGTGCTACTTCTGTTCAG GTGTGCTACCGGTGAGGCATGGCAGGAGATAATGCTTGCCAGCCTTCCCGGGAATCGATGTGACCCTGAGTCCGACTTCGGCCCGGGCGAGGAGTTTACCTGCGGCAGCAATTTTGCCATCGCCTATTTTATCAGCTTCTTCATGCTCTGTGCCTTCCTG ATCATAAATCTCTTTGTGGCTGTGATCATGGACAACTTCGATTATCTAACCAGAGACTGGTCCATCCTGGGCCCCCATCACCTCGATGAATTCAAGAGGATCTGGTCTGAATATGACCCTGGGGCCAA gggCCACATCAAGCACCTGGACGTGGTTGCCCTGCTGAGACGCATCCAGCCCCCCCTGGGATTCGGGAAGCTGTGCCCACACCGAGTGGCCTGCAAG AGACTTGTGGCAATGAACATGCCCCTCAACTCAGATGGGACGGTGACATTCAACGCCACTCTCTTTGCCCTGGTCCGGACATCCCTGAAGATCAAGACAGAAG GGAACCTGGAGCAGGCCAACCAGGAGCTGCGGATTGTCATCAAAAAGATCTGGAAGCGGATGAAGCAGAAGCTGCTAGATGAGGTCATCCCCCCACCAGACG AGGAGGAGGTCACCGTGGGCAAATTCTACGCCACGTTTCTGATCCAGGACTATTTCCGCAAATTCCGGCggaggaaagaaaaggggatGCTAGGGAACGAGGCCCCTTCAAGCACCTCCTCTGCCCTTCAG GCTGGTCTGAGGAGCCTGCAGAACTTGGGTCCTGAGATCCGGCAGGCTCTCACCTGTgacacagaagaggaggaagaagaggggcaggagggagaggaggaggaagatgagaaggGCTCAGAAACCAACAAA GCCGTGATGGACTCCCAGCCCCCATCTCGTCGGGGTTCCAGGATTTCTGTGTCTCTGCCTCTCGGGGACAGACTCCCAGATTCACTCTCCCTTGGGCCCAGTGATGATGATGGGGGCGCTTCCAACCCCAGACAGCCCAGCCTGCCCCAGGCTGGATCCCATACCCACAG GAGAGGTTCCGGGGCTCTCATTTTCACCATCCCGGAGGAAGGAAGTTCTCAGCCCAAGGAAACCAAAGGGCAAGACAagcaggatgaggaggaggaagtcCCAGACCG GCTCTCCTACGTAGATGAGCAGGCAGGGACTCCCCCACGCCCAGTCCTTTTGCCACCTCACAGAACCCAGAGATACGCGGAAGGGCACCATGCACCACGCCGCCGTCTGCTGCCCCCTACACCTGCAG GTCGGAAGCCCTCCTTCACCATCCAGTGTCTGCAGCGGCAGGGCAGTTGTGAAGATTTACCCATCCCAGGCACCTATCATCGCGGACGAAACTCAGGGCCCAGCAGGGCTCag GGTTCCTGGGCAACCCCTCCTCAGCGGGGTCGGCTCCTATACGCCCCACTGCTGTTGGTGGAGGAGGGTGCGGCGGGGGAGGGATACCTCGGCAAATCCAGCGGTCCACTGCGCACCTTCACCTGTCTGCACGTGCCTGGAACCCACTCGGACCCCAGCCATGGCAAGAGGGGCAGTGCTGACAGTTTGGTGGAGGCT GTGCTCATCTCCGAGGGCCTGGGCCTCTTTGCCCGAGACCCACGCTTTGTGGCCCTGGCCAAGCAGGAGATTGCAGATGCGTGTCGTCTGACGCTGGATGAAATGGACAGTGCCGCCAGTGACCTGCTGGCACAGGGGACCACCTCACTCTATAGTGATGAGGAGTCCATCCTCTCCCGCTTTGACGAGGAGGACCTGGGAGATGAGATGGCCTGCGTCCATGCCCTCTGa